One stretch of Candidatus Poribacteria bacterium DNA includes these proteins:
- a CDS encoding tetratricopeptide repeat protein: MYRRNGSSELAKLMFKNFGDDEKLRQLLTDTYSEADLTTYLHSDDPLLGRAAGFALRLIGTSEVIPALVDALKNDDRGTRYNAEYALWEIWSHSGDDSVDAMLADGKDLLKNEAYQQAVALFTTIIEAAPSFAEGYNQRAIAYFMLEEWSKAIRDCKQTITLNPHHFGAFAGMGHVYVRLGKLEEAIEAYKQALIINPNLISIAEAVLRLHRQLEKE, translated from the coding sequence ATGTATAGGAGAAACGGCTCTTCCGAATTAGCGAAACTAATGTTCAAGAATTTCGGAGACGATGAAAAACTGAGACAGCTTCTGACGGATACCTACTCGGAAGCCGATCTGACCACCTATCTTCATAGCGATGACCCGTTGCTTGGACGTGCTGCTGGGTTTGCCCTTCGGTTAATCGGCACGTCCGAAGTGATTCCCGCCTTGGTAGACGCACTTAAAAACGATGATCGCGGTACGCGCTACAATGCTGAATACGCGCTCTGGGAAATTTGGTCACACTCCGGCGATGATTCTGTTGACGCGATGCTCGCTGATGGAAAAGATTTACTGAAAAATGAAGCGTATCAACAGGCGGTCGCGCTTTTCACGACAATAATTGAGGCGGCTCCGAGTTTCGCTGAAGGCTATAACCAACGCGCAATCGCTTATTTCATGCTTGAAGAGTGGAGCAAGGCGATCCGCGATTGCAAGCAAACGATTACCCTTAATCCGCACCACTTCGGTGCGTTCGCTGGAATGGGACACGTTTACGTGAGGCTCGGTAAGCTTGAAGAGGCGATCGAGGCGTATAAGCAGGCATTAATTATTAATCCGAATCTGATTTCTATTGCTGAAGCAGTTTTACGGCTCCACCGTCAGCTTGAAAAGGAATAA